GCAAGCCAGCGATGCGCGCGGCTGGACCGATCTCACCTCCGCTCGCGCCAGTTACGGGCTTTCTGGTGCTGGTCAAACGGTGGTGGTGATCGACAGCGGCATTGCCTACGACCATATCGCCCTGGGGGGTGGATATGGTTCGAGCTACCGTGTGGTGGGAGGCTGGGATTTTGCCGAAAACGATGCCAATCCCTACGACGATGGCCCGGGAGGCTATCACGGCACGCATGTCGCTGGCATCATCGGCGCCCAGGATTCGCGCTACAGCGGCGTGGCAACAGGTGTCGACCTCGTCGCGCTGCGTGTGTTCGACGATCAAGGGAACGGCTACTTCAGCTGGGTCGAACAAGCGCTCAAGTGGGTACACAACAACAAGAACTCGTTCGAGAGCCCCATCACCACGGTGAACCTGTCGCTCGGCACCGAGTGGAATGCTTCGACACTGCCGCAGTGGGCCACTCTGGAAGACGAACTTCGCCAGCTCGAACTCGACGGAATTTTCATCTCCGTTTCAGCGGGCAACTCGTTCCAAACCTATCAGCAAGTGGGGCTGAGCTATCCGGCAGTTTCGCAGTATGTGGTGCCAGTGGCGAGTGTCGGCAATAGCGGACAGCTGAGCGCATTTAGCCAACGCGACAGCCGCGTGATCGCAGCGCCGGGCGAGAAGATTCAAAGCACGCTTCCCGACCATTTCTACGGAGGCGACGGCTATAAAAATGACTGGGGAGCAGCCTCCGGAACGAGCATGGCCGCTCCTTATGTTGCCGGCGCAAGCACGCTGATTCGCGAGGCGATGCAATCGGTCGGTTATGTCGGGATTACGCAGGATCAGATCTACGACAAGATGTACTCGACCGGCGATCTGGTCTACGACTCCGTTACAGGTCAGTCGTATCGCCGCCTGAACATCAGCCGCGCGATCGAATCGGTGATGGGACAAGATGAGTTCAGCAACGCCCTAGCCAATCCAACGTCGCTGGGGACCCTCACGCAGTCGATCACCACCACCGGTGTGATTCAGAATCTGAGCGACAAAGATTTCGTTTCGTTCACCGCCGCGCAGTCGGGATCGGTTACGTTCCGGTTCACCACCACCGGCGATGTTGCGCCGCAGTGGCAGGGGGCTGCTGCTGGTCAAACGGGAAGCACGTTTACGATTCAAGTGGTCGCGGGACAAACCTACGCAATCGGACTTGGGTCGACCGACGGCATTGGAAAATACACACTCTCCGCCACACTCGCCGCAGCTGCTGGCGGTGGTAACAGCGGATCGGGAGGCTCGTCGGGCGGTTCCAATTCGGGTGGATCCAATTCGGGTGGATCCAATTCAGGTGGCTCATCCGGTGGCGGATCATCGAGTGGTGGTGGATCAACCAGCGGCGCGCCGACCAATGCGGTGAACTGGGGCTCGGTTACGCAGTCGAGCTACCACAATCTCACTAGCACGTCAGGGGGAAACTGGTTTCAGGTAACCACCTCACGAAGCGGTAAACTAACCGTCACTGCCGGCTTTAATCAGCAAGCAGGCAATGTCGACCTCGAACTCTACGACGCGGCTGGCAAACTCCTGGCGAGCAGCCGCTCGACTTCGTCGAGTGAGCGGATCGACTTCGATGCAGCTGCTGGGACCAAGTTTTTCGTGCGGCTGGTGGGGGCCCATAGCGACGTCGATGTGCAGGTGACGAATCTCGTTTCGATAAGCGGCACCACAGCGACGATTGGTGGCACCAGCGGCAACGACAGCGTGACTTACTCGGCGACATCGCGCGAGCTGGTAATCAATGGGGTGTCGTACTCACTGGCTGGCACGACGAACATCACCATCCTTGGCGGTACCGGGCTCGATACGCTGCAGCTCAGTGGCCATGCCGCAACGACCGAGGAGTTTCGACTCGCCCATGGCTCGGCCTCGATGATTTCGGGCAATGTCCGTCTCTCGGCCAGCGGGTTTGAGCATCAAGAGGCGCTCGGCCAAGCCTCCGATCGCGCTCTGCTCGACGACAGCAGCGGCGATGATCTGTTCGAATCGGTTCCCGAGTGGTCCCGAATGACGATGCAGGGGCAGGTGAACACAGCTCGAGGTTTTGGGGTCGTCATTGCCGGGGCGAGTGGTGGCAACGATGCAGCATGGCTGATCGGCTCGACCGGAAGCGATACGCTCAACGCGGGACCGCAGGTTGCGACATTCCACCGTCCCACGAGTGTGGTGCAGACCTGGAACTTCGAGAGTGTCCATGTACGCGCCGTTGTCGGAGGCTACGATGTGGCCAACATCCAAGATTCGACGGGAACCGATTGGCTCGATTCGACCGGGCAATGGAGCTGGCTGCGTTCGGCAAGCTATAGCTTGTCGGCCGAAAACTTTAGCAGCAGCACGTTCCAGTCGCTCGGTGGTCACGACTATGTGACTCTCAGTGGTACGGCTGGAAGCGACCAATTCGCCGTGCAAGGTGCCTGGCGCACGATGACCACATCGACCGGCTATAGCACCAGCGTCGGCGGTTTTGAAAGTGGTACGATTCGTGGGAGTGGTGGCGTCGATCGCGTCGATATTCGCGACGTGCTGAGCAACGACTATCTCTACGGTCGCGGCGGCTATGCCCACTTCGCAACGGGCTGGTATGCCACCGAAATTCACGAGGTCGAGTCGTTACTCGCTTCGGTTCGATCTGGCCAGAAAGCCAAAACCGACCTCAAATCGCTCGACTTCTACTTCGAGCGGATCGGTGGCAAGTAACGTTGAATTTGGGCCTGCTGATGCCTAAAGCACTAGCTGCGGGGCAGCGGTTACGATTCCTTGCGCGCTAACGAGCATTCTCGGCAAAGTGCGCGAGAAACATCGGATCGAGTGCTGGAAGACGCTGCCTTAATAGCCGACTGAGTGGCAGCGATTCCTCGCTGCTATCGCGCACGAGAAACTTGCGCAGTTCTGCGGTGGCAAGCGGCGGACCATGCATAAGAAAATGGACCCAGCCCCACGCTTCGCGATATTCATCGCGCCCCATCGACTGTAGATCTTCGAGCGCTTCGAGTTGCTCGAGACGCGGAGCTTGACGCTGTCGCACCTGCTCGATCATCACTGGATGATGCGGGTTGTCGGAGGCACGTCGATCGCGCGGCACTTCAAAATACTCGGCAAGTCCTTCATCGAGCCACAGCGGCACGTGGCTCGTCATTGTGTGCAAAATCGCATGCGTGGCTTCGTGGCGCACATCGATTTCGAAATCGAAACTGCGGTAGGCAAACACCATTCCTGGCCCACGCGCTTTGATAAAGAGCGCGCGTCGCGCGGGGACCTTGGGAAAGTACTGCTTCATGTAGGCTTCGTACACTTCCTTGCGGCTGAAGAGAAACAGATGCACTTTCTCCTCTTGCGGTGGAAGTTCGAGCATCGCTGCGATGTCGAAACCGAGCTGCGCCACCTCCTCGAGCAACTGCTGATGCGGCTCGAGAGAAAAGTCGGCATGCCACAGCAGATTGCCCACGGCTTGTTCCGCAGGCCAAGTTGCCGCCGCATGTCCCTCGCGCACGATCGCACATGCACCAATGAGTGCCAGGAGCATTTCGCGACGTGTCAGGGATGGAAGCATCACAGTAGCTGGGTGGTCGGAAATTACGGGAATCGGAAGAGCGCTGCGGTTATGTTTTTAGGCGACGCGTCGCCAGGAATTCCAAAACGAAGTCGGTTTCGAAGCCGAGTTCGATGTTAGCGGGGTGGTGCTGTCGATCATTTCCCCGAGCAGAACACGGGAAGGATTGGTGCAGAACAACGCAGTAGCGCGATCGTCGCCACACACGAGCCGCACCATTTCGTAGGCGCGACCCAGCAGTGGTGGTCGACTCCGTGGATCGCAGGCCGCGGACGCTACGAAGTGTGCGAGCCCCGCCTTGAGCATGGCAAGTGTCCGCTGTTTTACTGTTGGGCCGTGATGGCCAAGCAAGCTGTGACTCCCTACGAGTACCAAAGCTCCGCTCCCAACAAGGCGCTCGACGAGTTGAAGATCGCCACCGATCGCTGGCCAGCGCTCCGGCTGCGACAAAATTCCGGTCACACCGAGTCCCGTCAGCTGAGCGAGCCAGTTGTCGAGCGACATACTGGTGTGAACGGGGAGATCCAGCAGCAGGTGGCGACCTTGATCGGCCACCGTCATGAGCGCGCCATCATGCAATCGTTTGAGCGTGGCATCGTCGATACGCGCCCGGCCACCTGGAAGCAGCACGGTGCGATTGCCGATCTCGCGAAGTCGCAGCTGCAAGTCGCGCGTGCGCGAGCGAATGCGGCTGACCAGCGCGCGGCTGCTATCGGCGGCCAGCGGCGCCGTGCAAACGATGGCAGAAATTCCGTCGGCCGTTCCGATCTCAGCCATCGCGAGAGCGTCGTCCCACGACGGTGCTCCATCGCCAATGCCTGGCAAAAGTTGAGCATGCAAATCGATCATCGCAGGCAATCGAGGCACGATTTCATCCTCCTTCTGCTAGGGGAGTAACCGACTTGTACATGCTGCCACGTGGCCCGAAACATCGGGGGCCGGGACTCTACGGAGAAGTGCCACCGCAAGTCAAGAGAATCTTGGCGAACTGGGAATCCTAAAATCATTCTCTTACCCAGCTTATGCCACGGTTCCCAATTGACCCTAGTCGGTTAAACTTGTAAGTTCTCTGCGATCTTTTGGTGAGCGGAAAAAGCATCGGCCCGCAAGCAAGTGCTAGCGTTGCGGACGCGCTTCTCAAGCTCGCATACTCTGGCGATAACGCCGCTTGAGATCGCGAGAAAAACGAATCGCGCGATTCCTCCCGAGCTTCCACGTTGCCAGTTGCTCGATCCTCGATTCTCACTTTTTGAGCGAAGCTGTCGTTGATGTACGCAGCGGTCGGGCCGATTACGGTGCATTTTCCGGAACGTGTGGAAACTAATGCCGAACTCAAGGCAGCCTTTCCCCACTGGGATATGGA
This window of the Pirellula staleyi DSM 6068 genome carries:
- a CDS encoding S8 family serine peptidase, with product MQRPQDNPKQRHEKQSLLARLRKFETYEDRLAMTAQSAVADFWIASDDRAIETHQLPTSQASDARGWTDLTSARASYGLSGAGQTVVVIDSGIAYDHIALGGGYGSSYRVVGGWDFAENDANPYDDGPGGYHGTHVAGIIGAQDSRYSGVATGVDLVALRVFDDQGNGYFSWVEQALKWVHNNKNSFESPITTVNLSLGTEWNASTLPQWATLEDELRQLELDGIFISVSAGNSFQTYQQVGLSYPAVSQYVVPVASVGNSGQLSAFSQRDSRVIAAPGEKIQSTLPDHFYGGDGYKNDWGAASGTSMAAPYVAGASTLIREAMQSVGYVGITQDQIYDKMYSTGDLVYDSVTGQSYRRLNISRAIESVMGQDEFSNALANPTSLGTLTQSITTTGVIQNLSDKDFVSFTAAQSGSVTFRFTTTGDVAPQWQGAAAGQTGSTFTIQVVAGQTYAIGLGSTDGIGKYTLSATLAAAAGGGNSGSGGSSGGSNSGGSNSGGSNSGGSSGGGSSSGGGSTSGAPTNAVNWGSVTQSSYHNLTSTSGGNWFQVTTSRSGKLTVTAGFNQQAGNVDLELYDAAGKLLASSRSTSSSERIDFDAAAGTKFFVRLVGAHSDVDVQVTNLVSISGTTATIGGTSGNDSVTYSATSRELVINGVSYSLAGTTNITILGGTGLDTLQLSGHAATTEEFRLAHGSASMISGNVRLSASGFEHQEALGQASDRALLDDSSGDDLFESVPEWSRMTMQGQVNTARGFGVVIAGASGGNDAAWLIGSTGSDTLNAGPQVATFHRPTSVVQTWNFESVHVRAVVGGYDVANIQDSTGTDWLDSTGQWSWLRSASYSLSAENFSSSTFQSLGGHDYVTLSGTAGSDQFAVQGAWRTMTTSTGYSTSVGGFESGTIRGSGGVDRVDIRDVLSNDYLYGRGGYAHFATGWYATEIHEVESLLASVRSGQKAKTDLKSLDFYFERIGGK
- a CDS encoding DUF1570 domain-containing protein, with the protein product MLPSLTRREMLLALIGACAIVREGHAAATWPAEQAVGNLLWHADFSLEPHQQLLEEVAQLGFDIAAMLELPPQEEKVHLFLFSRKEVYEAYMKQYFPKVPARRALFIKARGPGMVFAYRSFDFEIDVRHEATHAILHTMTSHVPLWLDEGLAEYFEVPRDRRASDNPHHPVMIEQVRQRQAPRLEQLEALEDLQSMGRDEYREAWGWVHFLMHGPPLATAELRKFLVRDSSEESLPLSRLLRQRLPALDPMFLAHFAENAR
- a CDS encoding CpsB/CapC family capsule biosynthesis tyrosine phosphatase, whose amino-acid sequence is MPRLPAMIDLHAQLLPGIGDGAPSWDDALAMAEIGTADGISAIVCTAPLAADSSRALVSRIRSRTRDLQLRLREIGNRTVLLPGGRARIDDATLKRLHDGALMTVADQGRHLLLDLPVHTSMSLDNWLAQLTGLGVTGILSQPERWPAIGGDLQLVERLVGSGALVLVGSHSLLGHHGPTVKQRTLAMLKAGLAHFVASAACDPRSRPPLLGRAYEMVRLVCGDDRATALFCTNPSRVLLGEMIDSTTPLTSNSASKPTSFWNSWRRVA